From the genome of Halomonas sp. MCCC 1A13316, one region includes:
- the rpsR gene encoding 30S ribosomal protein S18, protein MARFFRRRKFCRFTAEGVKQIDYKDLDTLKAYITETGKIVPSRITGTKARYQRQLATAIKRARYLALLPYTDSHQ, encoded by the coding sequence ATGGCACGCTTTTTCCGCCGTCGCAAGTTCTGCCGTTTCACCGCTGAAGGTGTGAAGCAGATCGACTATAAAGATCTGGACACTCTGAAGGCCTACATCACCGAAACCGGCAAGATCGTACCCAGCCGCATTACCGGTACCAAGGCCCGTTACCAGCGTCAGCTGGCTACTGCCATCAAGCGCGCGCGCTACCTGGCTCTGCTGCCCTACACCGACAGCCACCAGTAA
- the hemH gene encoding ferrochelatase: MSTSQVEPETMERERPAHAPADHPSVAKPKVGVVLANLGTPDATDYWSMRRYLSEFLSDKRVVDYPSWKWQPLLQLVILSRRPFKSGEAYRSIWNSEKNESPLLTFTREQARKVAEGLRSRHGDRVRVDFCMRYGNPSTDSVLRRLQAEGCERILFFPLYPQYASPTTATANDHAFRTLMKLKWQPAIRTVPAYFAHPAYLEALANSVREVYAAAETPPEVLVASYHGVPKRFLMEGDPYHCQCQKTTRLLREQLGWPEGAIQTAFQSQFGPEEWVGPPTVDHVAELARQGKKHIAVISPAFSSDCVETLEEINEEIRDSFLAAGGERFTYVPCLNDRDDHVAALMEIAENELAGWL; this comes from the coding sequence ATGTCCACATCGCAAGTGGAGCCGGAAACGATGGAGCGGGAGCGTCCTGCCCATGCTCCAGCGGATCATCCCTCGGTGGCAAAGCCTAAGGTAGGCGTCGTGCTGGCCAATCTGGGCACGCCGGACGCTACCGATTACTGGTCGATGCGGCGCTATCTCAGCGAGTTTCTCTCTGACAAGCGGGTGGTCGACTATCCCAGCTGGAAGTGGCAGCCGCTGCTGCAACTGGTCATCCTCAGCCGGCGTCCGTTCAAATCCGGCGAGGCCTACCGCAGTATCTGGAACAGCGAGAAGAACGAGAGTCCGCTGCTGACCTTCACCCGCGAGCAGGCCCGTAAGGTGGCGGAGGGGCTCCGTTCGCGCCACGGCGACCGGGTGAGGGTCGACTTCTGCATGCGCTACGGCAATCCTTCCACCGACAGCGTGCTGCGTCGGCTGCAAGCCGAGGGCTGCGAACGCATCCTGTTTTTCCCACTCTATCCGCAGTATGCCTCTCCCACCACCGCGACGGCCAACGACCACGCCTTTCGCACGCTGATGAAACTCAAATGGCAGCCGGCCATTCGCACCGTGCCGGCCTACTTCGCGCATCCTGCCTACCTCGAGGCCTTGGCCAACTCGGTACGCGAGGTGTACGCCGCCGCGGAAACACCGCCGGAGGTACTGGTGGCTTCCTACCACGGCGTACCCAAGCGTTTCCTCATGGAAGGCGATCCCTACCATTGCCAGTGCCAGAAGACCACGCGACTGCTGCGCGAGCAGCTGGGCTGGCCCGAGGGCGCCATTCAGACCGCCTTCCAGTCGCAGTTCGGCCCGGAAGAGTGGGTCGGGCCGCCGACCGTGGATCACGTGGCGGAGCTGGCGCGCCAAGGCAAAAAGCATATTGCGGTAATCTCGCCGGCGTTCTCCTCCGACTGCGTGGAGACTCTGGAGGAGATCAACGAGGAGATCCGCGACAGCTTCCTGGCGGCCGGTGGCGAGCGCTTCACCTACGTTCCCTGCCTCAACGACCGCGACGATCATGTCGCCGCGCTGATGGAAATCGCCGAGAACGAGCTGGCCGGCTGGCTGTAG
- a CDS encoding K+/H+ antiporter subunit F — MLDIALTISLTLVVLALLLNVYRLAVGPDMPDRILALDTMYINSIALIVLMGLWLNTKTYFESALLIAMLGFISTVAVCKYLLRGDIIE, encoded by the coding sequence ATGCTAGACATAGCGCTGACGATCAGCCTGACGCTGGTGGTCCTCGCCCTGCTGCTGAACGTCTACCGGCTGGCCGTGGGGCCGGACATGCCCGACCGCATCCTGGCGCTGGACACCATGTACATCAACTCCATTGCGCTGATCGTGCTGATGGGGCTGTGGCTCAACACCAAGACCTACTTCGAGTCGGCCCTGTTGATCGCCATGCTCGGCTTCATCAGCACCGTGGCGGTATGCAAGTACCTGCTGCGCGGCGACATCATCGAATAG
- a CDS encoding carbohydrate porin, translated as MNTALLRNPLVAAVAVASFGMMGHAVADSTDLEQRLLELENRIAAAEQRAAAAEQRAELAEAQAEGSLSAEEVEERLAKVERQDSGDEGFSFNVYARSGLLLGDDRKSIEGGPYVTPVGGLGGAVGRLGNEPDTYAEAILNYRMQFDNGAKALYRTMLASGATTSNDWDDDSNLNVRQVYAEFSDLPSFTGAFENASIWAGKRFDRDNFDIHWLDSDFIFLAGTGAGIYDMQLADNWRSNFSLYGRSFSDFPVDSEDPGDTGSTDSLIVTSNNYFGNWQWMLNGLSAADNDERDIGDGQDAADSGFHTMVAYHGDSFFGLGEGNFKLALLHGQGLGAQVKGLGSDGDLTDDAAATRLGIYGTTYLAPTWRVAPAILAETSADRYVEGDQYDWATLNVRLANELTENFEMQYEASYQWMDLDSRGYGGNGAAEGDYTKFTIAPTFKPQVGGFWQRPEIRLFASWSDWDEELNGYDGDDAFGSEGFTGGQWSFGVQTEVWF; from the coding sequence ATGAACACCGCCTTGCTACGAAATCCGCTCGTTGCTGCCGTGGCCGTGGCCAGCTTCGGCATGATGGGGCACGCCGTTGCTGATAGCACCGACCTGGAGCAGCGCCTGCTCGAGCTCGAGAATCGCATCGCAGCCGCCGAGCAGCGTGCCGCCGCCGCGGAGCAGCGCGCCGAACTGGCCGAGGCCCAGGCCGAGGGCAGCCTGTCCGCGGAGGAGGTGGAGGAGCGCCTGGCCAAGGTCGAGCGTCAGGACAGTGGTGATGAGGGCTTTTCGTTCAACGTCTACGCCCGCTCGGGGTTGTTGCTTGGCGACGATCGCAAGAGCATCGAGGGCGGGCCCTACGTGACGCCGGTCGGTGGATTGGGTGGCGCCGTGGGTCGCCTGGGCAACGAGCCCGATACCTACGCCGAGGCGATCCTCAACTACCGCATGCAGTTCGACAACGGCGCCAAGGCGCTCTACCGCACCATGCTGGCCAGCGGTGCCACTACCAGCAACGACTGGGATGACGACTCCAACCTCAACGTGCGCCAGGTCTATGCCGAGTTCAGCGACCTGCCGAGCTTCACCGGAGCCTTCGAGAACGCCTCGATCTGGGCCGGCAAGCGCTTCGACCGCGACAATTTCGACATCCATTGGCTCGACAGCGATTTCATCTTCCTCGCCGGTACCGGCGCCGGTATCTATGACATGCAGCTGGCCGACAACTGGCGTTCCAACTTCTCGCTCTACGGGCGCAGCTTCAGCGACTTCCCCGTCGATAGCGAGGATCCCGGCGATACGGGCTCTACCGACAGCCTGATCGTCACGTCCAACAACTACTTCGGCAACTGGCAGTGGATGCTCAACGGCTTGTCTGCTGCCGACAATGACGAGCGTGACATCGGCGATGGCCAGGACGCCGCCGATAGCGGTTTCCACACCATGGTGGCCTATCATGGCGACAGCTTCTTCGGCCTGGGCGAGGGCAACTTCAAGCTGGCGCTGCTGCACGGCCAGGGCTTGGGCGCCCAGGTCAAGGGGCTCGGCAGTGACGGCGACCTCACCGATGACGCCGCCGCGACTCGCCTCGGCATTTATGGCACCACCTACCTGGCACCGACGTGGCGCGTGGCGCCGGCGATTCTCGCCGAGACCAGTGCGGACCGTTACGTCGAGGGCGACCAATACGACTGGGCGACCCTCAACGTGCGCCTGGCCAACGAGCTGACCGAGAATTTCGAGATGCAGTACGAGGCCAGCTACCAGTGGATGGATCTCGACTCCCGCGGTTACGGCGGTAACGGCGCCGCCGAGGGCGACTACACCAAGTTCACCATTGCGCCGACCTTCAAGCCTCAGGTGGGCGGCTTCTGGCAGCGCCCCGAGATCCGTCTGTTTGCCTCCTGGAGCGATTGGGACGAGGAGCTCAACGGCTACGACGGCGATGACGCTTTCGGCAGCGAAGGCTTCACCGGCGGCCAATGGAGCTTCGGTGTCCAGACCGAGGTCTGGTTCTAG
- a CDS encoding Na+/H+ antiporter subunit C, translated as MESLYAITTGVLTACGLYLTLRGRTFPVVVGLTLLSYAVNLFLFSMGGLTTDGAAIVNGDGEYADPLPQALVLTAIVIGFAMTAFVVILAMRARSEAGNDHVDGRSHDDEERS; from the coding sequence ATGGAAAGCCTCTACGCCATCACCACCGGCGTATTGACCGCCTGCGGGCTCTATTTGACCCTGCGTGGGCGCACCTTCCCGGTCGTCGTCGGCCTGACCCTGCTCTCCTACGCCGTCAATCTTTTCCTATTCTCCATGGGCGGGCTCACTACCGACGGGGCGGCCATCGTCAATGGTGACGGTGAGTACGCCGATCCGTTGCCGCAGGCACTGGTGCTCACCGCCATCGTCATCGGCTTCGCCATGACCGCCTTCGTGGTGATCCTGGCGATGCGAGCACGCAGCGAGGCCGGTAACGACCACGTCGACGGCCGTTCGCACGACGACGAGGAGCGCAGCTGA
- a CDS encoding Na+/H+ antiporter subunit E: MIKPRSWLPTPLLSILLLVVWLLLVRSMAFGQFLLGAFLAVTIPLATHRFWDAQPLIAKPWLLLRFVLRVLGDILIANIEVAWLIINPRRRLHPHFVEYPLMLKERFTITLLANTISLTPGTVSANLRLDGKTLLIHALNAKDEAALIAHIRERYEQPLKEIYEC; the protein is encoded by the coding sequence ATGATCAAACCTCGCTCCTGGCTACCGACACCGCTGCTGTCGATCCTGCTGCTCGTGGTCTGGCTATTGCTGGTGCGCAGCATGGCTTTCGGACAGTTCCTGCTGGGCGCCTTCCTGGCGGTGACGATTCCGCTAGCAACCCACCGTTTCTGGGATGCCCAGCCACTTATCGCCAAGCCCTGGCTGCTGCTGCGTTTCGTACTGCGTGTGCTGGGCGACATCCTGATCGCCAATATCGAAGTGGCCTGGCTGATCATCAATCCGCGCCGCCGCCTACACCCGCACTTCGTGGAATACCCGCTGATGCTGAAGGAGCGTTTCACCATCACGCTGCTGGCCAACACCATCAGCCTGACGCCGGGGACGGTCTCGGCCAACCTGCGCCTGGATGGCAAGACGCTGCTGATCCATGCCTTGAACGCGAAGGACGAGGCAGCGCTGATCGCGCACATCCGCGAGCGCTACGAGCAGCCGTTGAAGGAGATCTACGAATGCTAG
- the rplI gene encoding 50S ribosomal protein L9: MEVILLDNIGKLGGLGDKVAVKPGYGRNYLVPYGLAVPATKDNVEAFEAQRAELEAQAAERKAIAESRASQLAEIELSLVAKAGEEGKLFGSIGPRDLAEALAQAGIEVAKSEVRMPEGPIRQTGEYDIDLHLHAEVVATVRVVVVAE, translated from the coding sequence ATGGAAGTCATTCTGCTCGACAACATTGGCAAGCTGGGCGGCCTGGGTGACAAGGTGGCCGTCAAGCCCGGCTATGGTCGTAACTACCTGGTGCCCTACGGCCTGGCCGTGCCGGCCACCAAGGACAACGTGGAAGCCTTCGAGGCGCAGCGCGCCGAGCTCGAGGCGCAGGCCGCCGAGCGCAAGGCGATCGCCGAGTCGCGTGCTTCCCAACTGGCCGAAATCGAGCTGTCGCTCGTGGCCAAGGCTGGTGAAGAGGGCAAGCTGTTCGGCTCGATCGGTCCGCGTGACTTGGCCGAAGCGCTGGCACAGGCCGGTATCGAAGTCGCCAAGAGCGAAGTTCGCATGCCTGAAGGTCCGATCCGCCAGACCGGCGAGTACGACATCGACCTGCACTTGCACGCCGAAGTCGTCGCTACCGTGCGTGTGGTCGTAGTCGCCGAGTAA
- the dnaB gene encoding replicative DNA helicase — MNDTLELDKETAALKVPPHSLEAEQSVLGGLMLDNQAWDNVADRLVADDFYRYEHRLIFNAMIGLAEAARPLDVVTLSEALERRDQLDTVGGLAYLAELARNTPSASNIRAYADIVRERATLRKLIRAASQIADGAFSPQGRPADELLDEAERLVFQISEERPKSGGPIGMSELLAKAVDRIDELFNMKGEMTGLSTGFRDLDEMTSGLQPSDLVIIAGRPSMGKTTFAMNVVEHAVISSDKPVMVFSMEMPADALMLRMLSSLGRIDQTRVRTGQLEDEDWPRLTSAVNLLKDKQLFIDDTAALSPNEMRSRMRRLVREHGNLAMVMIDYLQLMQIPGFSENRTGEISEISRSLKGLAKEFGCPVIALSQLNRSLEQRPNKRPVMSDLRESGAIEQDADVIAFVYRDEVYNPDNPDNQGLAELIIGKQRNGPIGSVHMAFIGKYTRFEDLAPDSYGEAFGE, encoded by the coding sequence ATGAACGACACGCTCGAGCTCGATAAGGAAACCGCCGCGCTCAAGGTGCCGCCGCACTCGCTCGAGGCCGAGCAGTCGGTGCTGGGTGGCCTGATGCTCGACAACCAGGCCTGGGACAACGTAGCCGACCGGTTGGTGGCGGACGACTTCTACCGCTACGAGCATCGCCTGATCTTCAACGCCATGATCGGCCTCGCCGAAGCGGCCAGGCCGCTCGACGTGGTTACGCTTTCCGAGGCGCTGGAGAGGCGCGACCAGCTCGACACTGTCGGCGGGCTCGCCTACCTGGCCGAACTGGCGCGTAATACGCCCTCGGCGAGCAACATTCGCGCCTATGCCGACATCGTTCGCGAGCGGGCCACCTTGCGCAAGCTGATTCGTGCAGCCAGCCAGATCGCCGACGGCGCTTTCAGCCCCCAGGGCCGGCCGGCCGACGAACTGCTCGACGAGGCCGAGCGGCTGGTGTTCCAGATCAGCGAGGAGCGGCCCAAGTCGGGTGGCCCCATCGGCATGAGCGAACTGCTGGCCAAGGCGGTCGACCGCATCGACGAGCTGTTCAACATGAAGGGCGAGATGACGGGGCTCTCCACCGGATTTCGCGACCTCGACGAGATGACCTCGGGCCTGCAGCCCTCGGACCTGGTGATCATCGCGGGACGCCCCTCCATGGGCAAGACCACCTTCGCCATGAACGTGGTGGAGCATGCAGTGATCTCGAGCGACAAGCCGGTCATGGTGTTCTCCATGGAGATGCCGGCGGATGCGCTGATGCTGCGTATGCTGTCGTCGCTGGGACGCATCGACCAGACCCGGGTACGCACCGGTCAGCTCGAAGACGAGGATTGGCCGCGGCTGACCTCGGCGGTGAACCTGCTCAAGGACAAGCAGCTGTTCATCGACGATACCGCGGCGCTGTCGCCCAACGAAATGCGCTCGCGGATGCGACGCCTGGTGCGTGAGCACGGCAACCTGGCGATGGTGATGATCGATTACCTGCAGCTGATGCAGATCCCCGGTTTCTCCGAGAACCGCACCGGCGAGATCTCGGAGATCTCGCGCTCGCTCAAGGGGCTGGCCAAGGAGTTCGGCTGTCCGGTAATCGCGCTTTCCCAGCTCAACCGCTCGCTGGAGCAACGCCCCAACAAGCGTCCGGTCATGTCGGATCTGCGCGAGTCGGGTGCCATCGAGCAGGATGCCGACGTGATCGCCTTCGTCTACCGTGACGAAGTCTACAATCCAGATAACCCGGACAACCAGGGCCTGGCCGAGCTGATCATCGGCAAGCAGCGTAACGGTCCCATCGGTTCGGTGCACATGGCCTTCATCGGCAAGTACACTCGCTTCGAGGATCTGGCGCCGGACAGCTATGGCGAGGCGTTTGGCGAATAA
- a CDS encoding Na+/H+ antiporter subunit G, which produces MTLYVILEGVIAFFLVAGGVFAFIGSLGMAHLRDFYMRLHGPTKATTLGIGCMLIASMLYFWVTEGKPDIQEMLITLFLFITAPVSAHLLAKTGLHMQLKHIDETGGRPPELRPEEIGEKPVPHPDRGHG; this is translated from the coding sequence ATGACCCTGTACGTGATCCTCGAGGGCGTGATCGCCTTTTTCCTCGTCGCCGGCGGCGTTTTCGCCTTCATCGGCTCGCTGGGCATGGCCCACCTGCGCGATTTCTACATGCGCCTGCATGGCCCCACCAAGGCCACCACCCTGGGAATCGGCTGCATGCTGATCGCCTCGATGCTCTACTTCTGGGTCACCGAGGGTAAGCCTGATATCCAGGAGATGCTGATCACGCTATTCCTGTTCATCACCGCCCCGGTGAGCGCCCACCTGCTGGCCAAGACCGGGCTTCACATGCAGCTCAAGCACATCGACGAAACCGGTGGGCGCCCCCCCGAGCTACGCCCCGAGGAGATTGGCGAGAAGCCGGTCCCGCACCCCGACCGCGGTCATGGCTGA
- a CDS encoding monovalent cation/H+ antiporter subunit D, with protein sequence MMTHLIVLPIVLPLVAGILLLYRRLGGTHLKRLVGVGSTALLVAVGIALVSQAASGEVTYYALGDWQPPFGIVLVLDRLSALMILLTAVLALGAVVFACDGEDERGSNFHGLFQWQLMGINGAFLTGDLFNLFVFFEVLLLASYALLLHGGGKARIQAGVHYVVLNLAGSALFLIAVGVLYGATGTLNMADMAARLAELPTERAGLVTAGGLMLLVVFGLKAAMLPLYFWLPRTYAAAPAPVAALFAIMTKVGIYAILRVYSLIFGDPAGPLANLEQAWVWWLSLATLVAASVGVLAARDLRLLVAYLVLVSVGTLLAGIGMGSARAVSALLYYLIHTTLITGGLFLLAELIGQQRGKAGTRLVRGRPLQHGGWLAGLFFLGAVSVAGLPPLSGAIGKALLLVAAEGSQRLWLWPILLLTGLCSLIALSRAGSTLFWRSQGESSGDSLTWRKWFGVAWLLAASPLLVMLAGPVSDYTNATADQLADPQLMIDALLPSAGDAR encoded by the coding sequence CTGATGACGCACCTCATCGTTCTGCCCATCGTGCTACCCTTGGTGGCCGGGATCCTGCTGCTGTACCGCCGCCTGGGCGGCACACACCTGAAGCGCCTGGTCGGTGTTGGCAGCACTGCCTTGCTGGTCGCGGTCGGCATCGCCCTGGTCAGCCAGGCGGCAAGCGGCGAGGTGACCTACTATGCCCTCGGTGACTGGCAGCCGCCCTTCGGCATCGTGCTGGTCCTCGATCGCCTGTCGGCCTTGATGATACTGCTCACTGCCGTGCTGGCATTGGGCGCCGTGGTCTTCGCCTGCGACGGAGAGGACGAGCGCGGCAGCAACTTTCACGGCCTGTTCCAGTGGCAACTGATGGGGATCAACGGAGCCTTTCTGACCGGCGACCTGTTCAACCTCTTCGTCTTCTTCGAGGTATTGCTGCTGGCCTCCTATGCCTTGCTGCTGCACGGTGGCGGCAAAGCGCGTATTCAAGCCGGGGTGCACTATGTGGTGCTCAACCTGGCCGGCTCCGCGCTGTTTCTGATCGCCGTGGGCGTGCTCTACGGGGCCACCGGCACCCTGAACATGGCCGACATGGCGGCGCGCCTTGCCGAGCTACCCACCGAGCGGGCGGGGCTGGTTACCGCTGGCGGTCTGATGCTGCTGGTGGTATTCGGGCTCAAGGCCGCCATGCTGCCGCTCTATTTCTGGCTGCCGCGCACTTATGCCGCGGCACCCGCGCCGGTGGCGGCACTGTTCGCCATCATGACCAAGGTCGGCATCTACGCCATATTGCGTGTCTATTCGCTGATCTTCGGCGACCCCGCGGGCCCTCTCGCCAACCTGGAGCAGGCCTGGGTCTGGTGGCTGTCGCTGGCCACCCTGGTCGCAGCCAGCGTCGGTGTGCTGGCGGCACGCGACTTGCGCCTGCTGGTGGCCTACCTGGTGCTGGTCTCGGTGGGCACCCTGCTCGCCGGCATCGGCATGGGCTCGGCGCGAGCGGTCTCCGCCCTGCTCTACTACCTTATCCATACCACTCTGATCACCGGCGGGCTGTTTCTGCTGGCCGAACTCATCGGCCAGCAGCGCGGCAAGGCCGGCACTCGCCTGGTACGGGGCCGCCCGCTACAGCATGGTGGCTGGCTCGCCGGACTATTCTTCCTCGGCGCCGTCTCGGTGGCCGGCCTGCCGCCACTTTCCGGTGCCATCGGCAAGGCACTGCTACTTGTCGCTGCCGAGGGTAGCCAGCGACTCTGGCTGTGGCCGATCCTGCTGCTCACCGGGCTCTGCTCGCTGATCGCACTGTCGCGTGCCGGCTCCACACTGTTCTGGCGCAGCCAGGGTGAGTCTTCCGGTGATTCGCTAACCTGGCGCAAGTGGTTCGGCGTGGCCTGGCTCTTGGCCGCCTCACCGCTGCTGGTGATGCTGGCCGGTCCGGTCAGCGACTATACCAACGCCACCGCCGACCAGTTGGCCGATCCTCAGCTCATGATCGATGCGCTGCTGCCCAGCGCCGGAGATGCCCGATGA
- a CDS encoding DUF6482 family protein, with protein sequence MEFEQLKSFVNRHDNFEVRVITHSGSRCYQVELEDMEGGRHLLTQRGKPTVFRSLEDVYLELQRAGIHRAFLVQHVPQDEVIGRQAHYHDPLTSRMPLVF encoded by the coding sequence ATGGAATTCGAACAACTGAAGAGTTTCGTTAACCGACACGACAATTTCGAAGTGCGAGTCATCACCCATTCCGGTAGCCGCTGCTACCAGGTGGAACTGGAAGATATGGAGGGAGGTCGCCATCTCCTGACCCAGCGCGGCAAGCCGACGGTGTTCCGTTCGTTGGAGGATGTCTATCTCGAGTTGCAGCGCGCTGGCATTCATCGCGCCTTTCTGGTTCAGCACGTACCGCAGGATGAGGTGATCGGCCGCCAGGCCCACTACCACGATCCGCTGACGTCCCGCATGCCACTGGTATTCTAG
- the rlmB gene encoding 23S rRNA (guanosine(2251)-2'-O)-methyltransferase RlmB, translating to MAKGRKGRQRDTGKGAARGPALPGIPGGLDAVFGVHAVRALLERGDAPRVLWVQEGEAQQRLAEMVDRARQGGARIELRSRDELDRLAREAAHQGVVAFTAPLAFESEASLWFKLEAWPHEAPPLLLVLDGVTDVHNFGACLRSADAAGVHGVIVPKDKAAPLNATVRKVACGAAESLPVYQVTNLARALARLKESGIWITGTAGEAEAQLFDADFCGPTALVMGAEGKGMRRLTREACDGLVKLPMAGSVSSLNVSVATGICLFEAVRQRRGAGG from the coding sequence ATGGCGAAGGGACGCAAGGGCAGGCAGCGTGATACGGGGAAGGGTGCGGCACGTGGCCCCGCCCTGCCCGGGATCCCGGGCGGGCTCGATGCAGTATTCGGCGTTCATGCCGTTCGCGCCCTGCTGGAGCGCGGGGACGCCCCGCGTGTGCTGTGGGTGCAGGAGGGGGAGGCGCAGCAACGCTTGGCCGAGATGGTCGATCGGGCTCGACAGGGTGGGGCGCGGATCGAGCTGCGCTCGCGTGACGAGCTGGACCGCCTGGCTCGGGAAGCCGCGCACCAGGGTGTCGTCGCCTTCACTGCGCCGCTGGCCTTCGAAAGCGAAGCCTCGCTGTGGTTCAAGCTGGAAGCCTGGCCCCACGAGGCGCCGCCGTTGCTGCTGGTGCTCGATGGCGTCACCGACGTGCACAACTTTGGCGCCTGCCTGCGCAGCGCCGATGCCGCTGGTGTGCATGGTGTGATCGTGCCCAAGGACAAGGCGGCACCTCTGAACGCCACGGTGCGCAAGGTCGCCTGCGGCGCCGCCGAGAGCCTGCCGGTCTACCAAGTGACCAACCTGGCCCGAGCCCTGGCCCGGCTCAAGGAATCCGGCATATGGATTACCGGCACCGCAGGCGAAGCCGAGGCGCAGCTGTTCGATGCCGACTTCTGCGGACCCACTGCGCTGGTGATGGGCGCTGAGGGTAAGGGGATGCGCCGCCTGACCCGCGAAGCCTGTGACGGCCTGGTCAAGCTGCCCATGGCCGGGAGTGTCTCCAGCCTCAACGTCTCGGTGGCCACCGGCATCTGCCTGTTCGAGGCGGTACGTCAGCGCCGAGGCGCCGGCGGTTGA
- the rpsF gene encoding 30S ribosomal protein S6 — MRHYEIVFMVHPDQSEQVPSMVERYSSIVTESGGTVHRLEDWGRRHLAYPINKIHKAHYVLMNVECGGETLDEIENIFRFNDAIIRSLVVRCKEAITEASPMMKPADDKRPRREERPRTEETETAEAN, encoded by the coding sequence ATGCGTCATTACGAAATCGTGTTCATGGTCCACCCGGACCAGAGCGAGCAAGTGCCGTCCATGGTCGAGCGCTACTCCAGCATCGTCACCGAGAGCGGTGGCACCGTCCATCGTCTGGAGGACTGGGGCCGCCGTCACCTGGCCTACCCGATCAACAAGATTCACAAGGCTCACTACGTGCTGATGAACGTCGAGTGCGGCGGCGAGACTCTCGACGAGATCGAGAACATCTTCCGCTTCAACGACGCCATCATTCGCAGCCTGGTGGTGCGCTGCAAGGAAGCCATCACCGAAGCTTCGCCGATGATGAAGCCGGCAGACGACAAGCGTCCGCGTCGTGAAGAACGGCCGCGCACCGAAGAAACTGAAACTGCCGAAGCCAACTGA